From the Acidilutibacter cellobiosedens genome, one window contains:
- a CDS encoding DRTGG domain-containing protein: MKLKDIAENLKLEAIGGFDENREVDGAYIGDLLSVVMANGKENNIWITIQTHINIIAVAVLVNMSGIIIAEDMEIDKNTVEKAKEEKVALFKSKLTSYEIACQLNNLGI, encoded by the coding sequence ATGAAACTTAAAGATATAGCTGAAAATTTAAAATTGGAAGCAATAGGGGGATTTGATGAAAACAGGGAAGTCGACGGAGCATATATAGGAGATTTGTTAAGTGTTGTGATGGCCAATGGAAAAGAAAACAATATTTGGATTACCATTCAGACTCATATTAATATTATTGCAGTTGCTGTTTTAGTAAATATGTCCGGCATAATCATAGCTGAAGATATGGAAATTGATAAAAATACTGTTGAAAAAGCTAAAGAGGAAAAAGTAGCTTTATTTAAATCTAAACTTACCAGTTATGAAATTGCCTGTCAATTAAATAATTTGGGTATTTAA
- a CDS encoding [Fe-Fe] hydrogenase large subunit C-terminal domain-containing protein, translated as MREYFHSVVLNDEKCIGCTNCMRRCPTEAIRVRNKKAVITKERCIDCGECIRVCPSHAQNSVTDDLSRLKEFKFNIAIPSISLYGQFNSSVDMDRVYEGIREIGFDCVFDEGIAADILTNVIKHMINRKDIRKPIISSMCPAILRLIQVKFPSLIENIVNVESPMEIAGRLAREAAERQYGYKSEEIGVFCLASCPAKVTSIMKPIGIEKSSLNGAIAINKIYGPVVEKMKRIESCNHYEKGTVNGISWATVGGQSKSIGIDNYIAVDGIENVIGVLEKMELGKLDSVVYFEGLACMGGCVGGPLNVENPFIAKSIIERLSYYTGYNVTATKYTDEDYIKKILENGIINWTNKIEQKGILNLDEDINRAMEKLARMKRIENALPGLDCGSCGAPTCHALAEDTIRGFAQVKDCIFIKDLKKLNDDGGEI; from the coding sequence ATGAGAGAATATTTTCATTCCGTAGTATTGAATGATGAGAAATGCATAGGGTGTACAAATTGCATGCGACGATGCCCTACAGAAGCTATAAGGGTCAGAAATAAAAAGGCTGTTATTACAAAGGAAAGATGTATTGATTGCGGAGAATGTATAAGAGTATGCCCAAGTCATGCACAGAATTCTGTTACAGATGACTTAAGCAGATTAAAGGAGTTTAAATTCAATATAGCTATTCCAAGCATATCTTTATATGGACAATTTAACAGCAGCGTAGATATGGACAGGGTATATGAGGGAATTCGGGAAATAGGTTTTGATTGTGTTTTTGACGAAGGAATAGCAGCTGATATATTGACTAATGTTATTAAGCATATGATTAACAGGAAAGATATTCGCAAACCTATTATATCTTCTATGTGCCCGGCAATATTAAGGCTTATACAAGTTAAATTTCCTTCTCTTATAGAAAATATAGTTAATGTCGAATCTCCGATGGAAATAGCGGGAAGATTGGCAAGAGAAGCTGCAGAGAGACAATATGGTTATAAGTCAGAAGAAATAGGAGTATTTTGTTTGGCATCATGTCCTGCAAAGGTTACCAGCATCATGAAACCCATAGGAATAGAGAAGTCTTCATTAAACGGAGCTATTGCAATAAATAAGATATATGGCCCAGTTGTTGAAAAGATGAAGAGGATTGAGTCCTGTAATCATTATGAAAAAGGGACTGTAAATGGGATAAGCTGGGCAACGGTAGGGGGGCAGAGTAAATCCATTGGAATAGATAATTATATTGCAGTAGACGGAATTGAAAATGTAATAGGAGTATTGGAGAAGATGGAACTTGGAAAGCTTGATAGTGTAGTGTACTTTGAAGGGTTAGCTTGTATGGGAGGATGTGTAGGAGGACCTTTAAATGTGGAAAATCCCTTTATAGCTAAAAGTATTATTGAAAGGTTATCTTACTATACAGGATATAATGTAACCGCTACTAAATATACTGATGAAGATTATATTAAGAAGATATTAGAAAATGGAATTATAAATTGGACAAATAAAATTGAACAGAAGGGAATATTGAATTTAGATGAGGATATAAATAGGGCGATGGAAAAATTGGCAAGAATGAAAAGAATAGAAAACGCATTACCGGGACTTGACTGCGGTTCTTGCGGAGCTCCAACTTGTCATGCTTTGGCGGAAGATACCATAAGGGGTTTTGCCCAAGTAAAAGATTGCATATTTATAAAGGATTTGAAAAAATTAAATGATGATGGAGGAGAAATATGA
- a CDS encoding ATP-binding protein, with protein MSNNLINMEYEVARNDFATAGDASSNIKKILVQLGINPQIVRRTAIVTYEAEMNLVIHSIGGKIFVNISPKEIEIIAEDKGPGIEDIDLVMQEGYSTASNDIRELGFGAGMGLPNMKKFCDKFDIASEINKGTTVNMKIYIS; from the coding sequence ATGAGCAATAATTTAATCAATATGGAGTATGAAGTAGCCAGAAATGATTTTGCTACTGCAGGGGATGCATCAAGCAATATAAAAAAGATTCTTGTTCAACTGGGAATTAATCCCCAAATAGTACGAAGGACAGCTATAGTTACTTATGAGGCGGAAATGAATTTAGTGATTCATTCTATTGGAGGGAAAATATTTGTAAATATTTCTCCAAAGGAAATAGAAATTATAGCTGAAGATAAAGGCCCAGGAATTGAAGATATTGATTTAGTTATGCAGGAAGGATATTCAACCGCATCTAATGATATAAGAGAACTTGGCTTTGGTGCAGGAATGGGACTTCCTAATATGAAAAAATTTTGTGATAAATTTGATATTGCTTCAGAAATTAATAAGGGAACAACTGTAAATATGAAAATATATATTAGCTAA
- a CDS encoding DRTGG domain-containing protein, which produces MKIKEIKEILNAEILTGEEYLDREVKYAFSSDLMSDILACVNSETILLTGLNNPQIMKAAEMVDLSAIVFVRGKRPASTIIEIAKKKNFVIMFTEETMYTASGKLYKENLEGLTIKKEVGNQ; this is translated from the coding sequence TTGAAAATTAAAGAAATAAAGGAAATTTTAAATGCAGAAATCTTAACGGGAGAAGAATATCTCGACAGAGAGGTGAAGTATGCATTTAGTTCTGATTTGATGAGTGATATACTTGCTTGTGTGAATTCGGAAACTATACTTTTAACAGGACTTAATAATCCTCAAATAATGAAGGCGGCGGAGATGGTTGACCTATCGGCAATTGTATTTGTTAGAGGGAAAAGGCCTGCAAGCACAATAATTGAGATAGCGAAAAAGAAGAACTTTGTTATAATGTTTACTGAAGAGACAATGTATACTGCATCTGGAAAATTATATAAGGAGAATTTAGAGGGACTTACTATTAAAAAGGAAGTTGGCAACCAATGA